The Cydia pomonella isolate Wapato2018A chromosome 22, ilCydPomo1, whole genome shotgun sequence genomic interval cccctaataaaaataatatgttatgaaGAGTGAGCCACAAAAGTAAGCTAAGCGGGCGAAGTGTTCAAAATGAATGAACTGTTTTGAACTACTTTTACTGCAAATTGCTAATCTACATTGCCTATTTCCTTTTTGCCATATTAATAACGTAATActagtacagtcgagttcataaatatgtataatttttttcaccttaatccattgcaattaTCCCAATAATCCATTGCaaaaagtacaaattaaaaatattgtgttgaacTCAGGCAAAAGCAGCTCGACACcaggtaaaaaattaaaacccaCATTCTGGTTAGCACGACACCTTTTGCTTTACATCGTCACAAGCAGATAATGACACAGAATCTTGCTTCAAAAACTCATCTGGTTACCAGGACACCTTTTGCTTGATATCGTCACGAATAAATAAAGACACAGAATCTTACCTGAATCTTCTTATGTTCCGGAACAGTTTTGAACAATTCCTTCACCCTCTTTATAAAGGGTATGGCGTTATATTGTACCCTCTCGTGGTGGTACAACTGTACTCTATCCGCAATATTGCCCACCACGAAATGCGATGCCTTTACTTTGCACACGAGAACCACTAATGCTAAAATCGTAATGGTCTTCATGGCTGTTTGTTTAGGCCTGTTTTGATCAGTCAAggattaatttaaaaaagtttaaacgtcaaaatggtAAACACTAATCTtggtataaattattcttagtTGGTCACTAAGACGTGTGTTATTCGCCAAGTTTGAACTGGTAATGCGAACAAGGCCGGCGAGTTATCAGAGGTCAGATGATACGGACGTATGTCCGATGAATTGATTTAGGGTTCTGTGGGTTTACTTTATATAAAACTAATAGAAATGTTGTGGTCTATAAATGAAGTTGAGTCAGTACCTTAGGTTAGGGCTTAGTGCCTTAATATTTTAGGCTGAAAACATGGCTTTGCCGTGAAATACTATAAGCTGTATTGCCTGGCCATACGTGGGCACCAACCGGCAGCAGGGTGCAAGGCGGTGTAGGCGGTGTCCCGctccaaaattaattaatttaaattattttcagaaaatattttaatttgtttatatttgaagtagaaacactactatataaattataaactgaaataaatgtcatatacagaggacgctggttcgattccagcctggggcactggaggccttggtcactttttcttagtatatgacatttatttcagtttagaaCATAAATATCTCTTCAACTTTtcgatatgtaaaaaaaaaccttcatttttatatcaaaccataataatatttgataatCGTAACTTCCAG includes:
- the LOC133530314 gene encoding uncharacterized protein LOC133530314, encoding MKTITILALVVLVCKVKASHFVVGNIADRVQLYHHERVQYNAIPFIKRVKELFKTVPEHKKIQGIQALDMLQSKASINITAGGVGHSFVNLRFKSERGFGLDYDIGIYVNPDYL